In Monodelphis domestica isolate mMonDom1 chromosome 3, mMonDom1.pri, whole genome shotgun sequence, the following proteins share a genomic window:
- the LOC100016698 gene encoding TIP41-like protein yields MMIHGFQSSRQDFSFGPWKLTAAKTHIMKSADVEKLADELHMPSLPEMMFGDNVLRIQHVSGFGIEFNATDALKCVNNYQGVLKVACAEEWQESRTEGEHSKEIIRPYDWTYTTDYKGTLLGEALKLKVVPTTDHIDTEKWKAREQIKFFEEVLLFEDELHDHGVSSLSVKIRVMPSSFFLLLRFFLRIDGVLIRMNDTRLYHEADKTYMLREYTSRESKIANLMHVPPALFTEPNEISQYLPVKEAVCEKLEFPERMDLNLVATQENTCMESK; encoded by the coding sequence ATGATGATCCACGGCTTCCAGAGCAGCCGCCAGGACTTCTCCTTCGGGCCCTGGAAGCTGACGGCGGCCAAGACGCACATCATGAAGTCGGCCGATGTGGAGAAATTAGCTGATGAGCTCCATATGCCATCTCTTCCTGAAATGATGTTTGGAGACAATGTTTTAAGAATCCAACATGTTTCTGGCTTTGGAATTGAGTTCAATGCAACAGATGCTTTAAAGTGTGTAAACAACTACCAAGGAGTGCTTAAGGTGGCATGTGCTGAAGAATGGCAAGAGAGCAGGACGGAGGGTGAGCACTCCAAAGAGATTATTAGACCATATGACTGGACCTATACAACAGATTACAAAGGAACATTACTTGGCGAAGCTCTTAAGTTAAAGGTTGTGCCTACAACAGATCATATAGACACAGAGAAATGGAAAGCCAGAGAACAGATTAAATTTTTTGAAGAAGTTCTGTTGTTTGAAGATGAACTTCATGATCATGGAGTTTCAAGCTTAAGTGTGAAAATTAGAGTGATGCCTTCTAGCTTTTTCCTGTTACTGAGATTTTTCTTAAGAATTGATGGCGTGCTCATCAGGATGAATGACACAAGGCTCTACCATGAGGCTGACAAGACTTACATGTTAAGAGAATACACTTCAAGGGAGAGCAAAATAGCAAATTTAATGCATGTTCCACCAGCCCTCTTTACAGAGCCCAATGAAATATCACAATACCTACCTGTAAAGGAGGCAGTATGTGAGAAGCTGGAGTTTCCTGAAAGAATGGATCTTAACCTTGTGGCTACACAGGAAAATACATGCATGGAATCTAAATAA